Proteins encoded in a region of the Neodiprion lecontei isolate iyNeoLeco1 chromosome 5, iyNeoLeco1.1, whole genome shotgun sequence genome:
- the LOC107225488 gene encoding uncharacterized protein LOC107225488 isoform X42: MRTCGSYDVNAVEGGGTESSPVQRKPIFIVKLILFLVLCAIIITLCILWVSKSKEASRDNNIVGKQDKLRGRYDGTSQMPVSKFDTQETTTTETPDTSPLTVWGESRQETTTTETPDTSPLTAGGESRQETTTTETPDTSPLTAGGESSQETTTTETPATLPLTAGGESSQETTTTETPDTSPLTAGGESRQETTTTETPDTSPSTAGGESSQETTTTETPATLPLTAGGESSQETTTTETPDTSPLTAGGESRQETTTTETPDTSPLTAGGESRQETTTTETPDTSPSTAGGESSQETTTTETPATLPLTAGGESSQETTTTETPDTSPLTAGGESRQETTTTETPDTSPSTAGGESSQETTTTETPATLPLTAGGESSQETTTTETPDTSPLTAGGESRQETTTTETPDTSPLTAGGESRQETTTTETPDTSPSTAGGESSQETTTTETPATLPLTAGGESSQETTTTETPDTSPLTAGGESRQETTTTETPDTSPSTAGGESRQETTTTDTPDTSPLTAGGESRQETTTTETPDTSPLTVWGESRQETTTTETPDTSPLTAGGESRQETTTTETPDTSPSTAGGESSQETTTTETPATLPLTAGGESRQETTTTETPDTSSSTAGGESSQETTTTETPATLPLTAGGESSQETTTTETPATLPLTAGGESRQETTTTETPDTSPLTNHMQPVTSSEVMSKMAKGTTSRILSYMNHSSDACDDFYEYACGEFEDNQLMTENDLAEQAMQRIFTEAQKRRSDEQSFLDYYESCLNYEKTTNQSERLANVRRAVQEIGRFNYMDNIGKDDTQPKFRDTLQRLLERNSALLFDITPDLAVNEGNCNTEPQTIQFTWKIGPLMSKTDPYTNKRAEECYKQQESVRNEPEVNLTEVYGTYKECKNYFGTFTTSIKNSVKKIFGTDYDRSEQIGVDVEKLIELFLVPEMDEDEIRKAYATKNYNLKGDLSVRRAHKQPPFLDFKKLLPPRANVERKLWHGYLPEDLTRAVKNVALRSYQIDDETWINDALLAIYAHDVYHEFVAPRHDVENYCKRLATNLMKTHASSLYMSSFKSEELKVMNRTVTEMFEKLRKTLESNVSKQKWIGKKSKEAILKKIARLSIVTPAHRTDYHNSNDNEIELTGDFFNDTMALRKMYRTSMYQMLDKRPSEEIWTYFAQPYDASTSSIYELEKIIIPFGAVDWRFLDRSYTTSTQHLGLATLGTLIANEIAHHFDFTGINYLNGWKGRRVAPVFCSNTDDDINYRSDYKNHYQNLRGKMDSIFLPSTSQNIHYSISDLSLNERFSDDAGLRLAYDTMLNLPAEAKIPLPWLSNSESNEIQQFFLAYAQMHCTKKPLTTSFRSLYEDENLPSRLRIAITAANNEALGEAWQCKTGTKVRPEEKTYNFPHLDGIDFGRETEALPPNQ, encoded by the exons atgcGGACCTGTGGGTCGTACGACGTGAATGCTGTGGAAGGAGGTGGGACGGAGTCTTCTCCAGTTCAACGAAAACCTATCTTTATCGTTAAACTGATCTTATTTCTTGTACTTTGTGCCATAATTATCACATTGTGCATATTGTGGGTGTCAAAAAGTAAAGAAGCGTCGAGGGATAATAATATCGTAGGAAAACAG GATAAATTACGTGGACGGTATGATGGAACAAGTCAAATGCCTGTCAGCAAATTTGATACACAGGAGACTACGACTACTGAAACACCGGACACTTCACCTTTAAC GGTATGGGGCGAATCTAGACAGGAGACTACGACTACTGAAACACCGGACACTTCACCTTTGAC GGCAGGCGGCGAATCTAGACAGGAGACTACGACTACTGAAACACCGGACACTTCACCTTTAAC GGCAGGCGGCGAATCTAGTCAGGAGACTACGACTACTGAAACACCGGCCACTTTACCTTTGAC GGCAGGCGGCGAATCTAGTCAGGAGACTACGACTACTGAAACACCGGACACTTCACCTTTAAC GGCAGGCGGCGAATCTAGACAGGAGACTACGACTACTGAAACACCGGACACTTCACCTTCTAC GGCAGGCGGCGAATCTAGTCAGGAGACTACGACTACTGAAACACCGGCCACTTTACCTTTGAC GGCAGGCGGCGAATCTAGTCAGGAGACTACGACTACTGAAACACCGGACACTTCACCTTTAAC GGCAGGCGGCGAATCTAGACAGGAGACTACGACTACTGAAACACCGGACACTTCACCTTTAAC GGCAGGCGGCGAATCTAGACAGGAGACTACGACTACTGAAACACCGGACACTTCACCTTCTAC GGCAGGCGGCGAATCTAGTCAGGAGACTACGACTACTGAAACACCGGCCACTTTACCTTTGAC GGCAGGCGGCGAATCTAGTCAGGAGACTACGACTACTGAAACACCGGACACTTCACCTTTAAC GGCAGGCGGCGAATCTAGACAGGAGACTACGACTACTGAAACACCGGACACTTCACCTTCTAC GGCAGGCGGCGAATCTAGTCAGGAGACTACGACTACTGAAACACCGGCCACTTTACCTTTGAC GGCAGGCGGCGAATCTAGTCAGGAGACTACGACTACTGAAACACCGGACACTTCACCTTTAAC GGCAGGCGGCGAATCTAGACAGGAGACTACGACTACTGAAACACCGGACACTTCACCTTTAAC GGCAGGCGGCGAATCTAGACAGGAGACTACGACTACTGAAACACCGGACACTTCACCTTCTAC GGCAGGCGGCGAATCTAGTCAGGAGACTACGACTACTGAAACACCGGCCACTTTACCTTTGAC GGCAGGCGGCGAATCTAGTCAGGAGACTACGACTACTGAAACACCGGACACTTCACCTTTAAC GGCAGGCGGCGAATCTAGACAGGAGACTACGACTACTGAAACACCGGACACTTCACCTTCTAC GGCAGGCGGCGAATCTAGACAGGAGACTACGACTACTGATACACCGGACACTTCACCCCTAAC GGCAGGCGGCGAATCTAGACAGGAGACTACGACTACTGAAACACCGGACACTTCACCTTTGAC GGTATGGGGCGAATCTAGACAGGAGACTACGACTACTGAAACACCGGACACTTCACCTTTGAC GGCAGGCGGCGAATCTAGACAGGAGACTACGACTACTGAAACACCGGACACTTCACCTTCTAC GGCAGGCGGCGAATCTAGTCAGGAGACTACGACTACTGAAACACCGGCCACTTTACCTTTGAC GGCAGGCGGCGAATCTAGACAGGAGACTACGACTACTGAAACACCGGACACTTCATCTTCTAC GGCAGGCGGCGAATCTAGTCAGGAGACTACGACTACTGAAACACCGGCCACTTTACCTTTGAC GGCAGGCGGCGAATCTAGTCAGGAGACTACGACTACTGAAACACCGGCCACTTTACCTTTGAC GGCAGGCGGCGAATCTAGACAGGAGACTACGACTACTGAAACACCGGACACTTCACCTCTAAC aaatcacatgcaacctGTGACGTCATCTGAAGTTATGTCAAAAATGGCCAAAGGCACAACGAGTCGAATTCTTTCCTACATGAACCATTCCTCTGATGCATGTgatgatttttatgaatacGCTTGTGGAGAGTTCGAAGATAACCAGCTGATGACAGAAAATGACCTCGCAGAACAAGCAATGCAACgaattttca CCGAGGCTCAAAAACGCCGAAGTGACGAACAGTCCTTTCTCGACTATTACGAAAGCTGCCTGAATTACGAAAAGACGACCAATCAGTCTGAAAGATTGGCAAACG TTCGACGAGCTGTACAAGAAATCGGACGTTTTAATTACATGGATAACATTGGGAAGGATGATACCCAACCTAAATTCCGCGATACGCTTCAGAGACTTCTCGAACGGAACAG CGCCCTCTTATTCGACATTACTCCAGACCTCGCTGTAAACGAAGGGAATTGTAACACAGAGCCACAAACAATTCAGTTTACCTGGAAAATTGGGCCACTGATGAGCAAAACTGACCCCTACACGAATAAAAGAGCAGAGGAATGCTATAAACAGCAGGAATCGGTGAGAAACGAACCGGAAGTGAATTTGACAGAAGTCTACGGAACTTACAAAGAGTGCAAG AACTACTTCGGCACCTTTACAACGTCCATCAAAAAtagcgtgaaaaaaattttcggaacgGATTATGATCGATCGGAGCAAATCGGGGTTGACGTTGAGAAGCTGATTGAACTTTTCCTTGTGCCG GAGATGGATGAAGATGAAATCCGTAAGGCCTACGCAACCAAGAATTATAACTTGAAGGGTGACCTCTCTGTCAGACGGGCACATAAACAACCGCCATTC CTTGATTTCAAGAAACTACTACCACCTCGAGCAAATGTGGAAAGAAAACTCTGGCATGGTTATCTTCCTGAAGACCTTACTCGAGCTGTAAAGAATGTCGCCTTGCGAAGCTATCAGATTGATGACGAAACGTGGATAAATGATGCTCTCCTCGCAATTTACGCTCACGATGTCTATCACGAG tTTGTTGCTCCGCGCCACGATGTCGAAAATTACTGCAAGCGACTAGCAACTAACCTGATGAAGACGCATGCATCCAGTTTATACATGTCATCATTCAAAAGCGAGGAACTCAAGGTCATGAACAGAACG GTGAccgaaatgtttgaaaaattaaggaaaaCATTGGAGTCGAATGTGTCGAAACAGAAGTGGATTGGGAAGAAGAGCAAAGAGgcaattttgaagaaaatcgcAAGACTCTCAATCGTGACACCCGCCCACCGAACCGATTATCATAACTCAAACGACAATGAG ATCGAACTCACGGGcgattttttcaacgacacAATGGCGCTGCGGAAGATGTACAGAACGTCCATGTACCAGATGCTGGATAAACGGCCAAGCGAAGAAAT ATGGACGTACTTCGCCCAACCGTACGACGCGTCGACTTCATCTATATACGAGctcgagaaaataattataccgtTCGGAGCTGTAGATTGGCGCTTTTTGGACCGTTCCTACACCACCTCAACGCAGCATTTGGGGCTAGCTACTCTTGGAACGCTTATCGCCAATGAAATTGCTCATCATTTTGACTTCACAG GCATAAATTACCTGAACGGTTGGAAAGGTAGGAGGGTGGCGCCTGTTTTCTGCTCTAACACGGATGATGATATAAATTACAGAAGCGACTACAAAAACCATTACCAAAATTTGAGGGGAAAAATGGACTCCATCTTCCTGCCATCGACTTctcaaaatattcattacagc ATATCCGACCTCAGTCTCAATGAGAGATTCTCAGACGACGCCGGCCTGCGACTCGCCTACGATACGATGTTAAACTTACCCGCGGAAGCTAAAATACCATTGCCCTGGCTTTCGAACTCGGAATCCAACGAGATACAACAATTCTTCTTGGCCTATGCTCAG ATGCATTGCACAAAGAAGCCTCTCACAACATCCTTCAGATCGCTCTACGAAGACGAAAACTTGCCAAGCCGACTACGGATTGCGATAACTGCCGCCAATAACGAAGCCCTTGGAGAAGCCTGGCAGTGCAAAACGGGAACCAAAGTCCGCCCTGAGGAAAAAACATATAATTTTCCTCACCTCGACGGTATAGACTTCGGTCGTGAAACCGAAGCACTCCCACCTAATCAATGA
- the LOC107225488 gene encoding uncharacterized protein LOC107225488 isoform X26, with the protein MRTCGSYDVNAVEGGGTESSPVQRKPIFIVKLILFLVLCAIIITLCILWVSKSKEASRDNNIVGKQDKLRGRYDGTSQMPVSKFDTQETTTTETPDTSPLTVWGESRQETTTTETPDTSPLTAGGESRQETTTTETPDTSPLTAGGESSQETTTTETPATLPLTAGGESSQETTTTETPDTSPLTAGGESRQETTTTETPDTSPSTAGGESSQETTTTETPATLPLTAGGESSQETTTTETPDTSPLTAGGESRQETTTTETPDTSPLTAGGESSQETTTTETPDTSPLTAGGESRQETTTTETPDTSPSTAGGESSQETTTTETPATLPLTAGGESSQETTTTETPDTSPLTAGGESRQETTTTETPDTSPLTAGGESRQETTTTETPDTSPSTAGGESSQETTTTETPATLPLTAGGESSQETTTTETPDTSPLTAGGESRQETTTTETPDTSPSTAGGESRQETTTTDTPDTSPLTAGGESRQETTTTETPDTSPLTVWGESRQETTTTETPDTSPLTAGGESRQETTTTETPDTSPSTAGGESRQETTTTETPDTSPLTAGGESRQETTTTETPDTSPFTAGGESRQETTTTDTPDTSPLTAGGESRQETTTTETPDTSPLTAGGESRQETTTTDTPDTSPLTAGGESSQETTTTETPATLPLTAGGESRQETTTTETPDTSSSTAGGESSQETTTTETPATLPLTAGGESSQETTTTETPATLPLTAGGESRQETTTTETPDTSPLTNHMQPVTSSEVMSKMAKGTTSRILSYMNHSSDACDDFYEYACGEFEDNQLMTENDLAEQAMQRIFTEAQKRRSDEQSFLDYYESCLNYEKTTNQSERLANVRRAVQEIGRFNYMDNIGKDDTQPKFRDTLQRLLERNSALLFDITPDLAVNEGNCNTEPQTIQFTWKIGPLMSKTDPYTNKRAEECYKQQESVRNEPEVNLTEVYGTYKECKNYFGTFTTSIKNSVKKIFGTDYDRSEQIGVDVEKLIELFLVPEMDEDEIRKAYATKNYNLKGDLSVRRAHKQPPFLDFKKLLPPRANVERKLWHGYLPEDLTRAVKNVALRSYQIDDETWINDALLAIYAHDVYHEFVAPRHDVENYCKRLATNLMKTHASSLYMSSFKSEELKVMNRTVTEMFEKLRKTLESNVSKQKWIGKKSKEAILKKIARLSIVTPAHRTDYHNSNDNEIELTGDFFNDTMALRKMYRTSMYQMLDKRPSEEIWTYFAQPYDASTSSIYELEKIIIPFGAVDWRFLDRSYTTSTQHLGLATLGTLIANEIAHHFDFTGINYLNGWKGRRVAPVFCSNTDDDINYRSDYKNHYQNLRGKMDSIFLPSTSQNIHYSISDLSLNERFSDDAGLRLAYDTMLNLPAEAKIPLPWLSNSESNEIQQFFLAYAQMHCTKKPLTTSFRSLYEDENLPSRLRIAITAANNEALGEAWQCKTGTKVRPEEKTYNFPHLDGIDFGRETEALPPNQ; encoded by the exons atgcGGACCTGTGGGTCGTACGACGTGAATGCTGTGGAAGGAGGTGGGACGGAGTCTTCTCCAGTTCAACGAAAACCTATCTTTATCGTTAAACTGATCTTATTTCTTGTACTTTGTGCCATAATTATCACATTGTGCATATTGTGGGTGTCAAAAAGTAAAGAAGCGTCGAGGGATAATAATATCGTAGGAAAACAG GATAAATTACGTGGACGGTATGATGGAACAAGTCAAATGCCTGTCAGCAAATTTGATACACAGGAGACTACGACTACTGAAACACCGGACACTTCACCTTTAAC GGTATGGGGCGAATCTAGACAGGAGACTACGACTACTGAAACACCGGACACTTCACCTTTGAC GGCAGGCGGCGAATCTAGACAGGAGACTACGACTACTGAAACACCGGACACTTCACCTTTAAC GGCAGGCGGCGAATCTAGTCAGGAGACTACGACTACTGAAACACCGGCCACTTTACCTTTGAC GGCAGGCGGCGAATCTAGTCAGGAGACTACGACTACTGAAACACCGGACACTTCACCTTTAAC GGCAGGCGGCGAATCTAGACAGGAGACTACGACTACTGAAACACCGGACACTTCACCTTCTAC GGCAGGCGGCGAATCTAGTCAGGAGACTACGACTACTGAAACACCGGCCACTTTACCTTTGAC GGCAGGCGGCGAATCTAGTCAGGAGACTACGACTACTGAAACACCGGACACTTCACCTTTAAC GGCAGGCGGCGAATCTAGACAGGAGACTACGACTACTGAAACACCGGACACTTCACCTTTAAC GGCAGGCGGCGAATCTAGTCAGGAGACTACGACTACTGAAACACCGGACACTTCACCTTTAAC GGCAGGCGGCGAATCTAGACAGGAGACTACGACTACTGAAACACCGGACACTTCACCTTCTAC GGCAGGCGGCGAATCTAGTCAGGAGACTACGACTACTGAAACACCGGCCACTTTACCTTTGAC GGCAGGCGGCGAATCTAGTCAGGAGACTACGACTACTGAAACACCGGACACTTCACCTTTAAC GGCAGGCGGCGAATCTAGACAGGAGACTACGACTACTGAAACACCGGACACTTCACCTTTAAC GGCAGGCGGCGAATCTAGACAGGAGACTACGACTACTGAAACACCGGACACTTCACCTTCTAC GGCAGGCGGCGAATCTAGTCAGGAGACTACGACTACTGAAACACCGGCCACTTTACCTTTGAC GGCAGGCGGCGAATCTAGTCAGGAGACTACGACTACTGAAACACCGGACACTTCACCTTTAAC GGCAGGCGGCGAATCTAGACAGGAGACTACGACTACTGAAACACCGGACACTTCACCTTCTAC GGCAGGCGGCGAATCTAGACAGGAGACTACGACTACTGATACACCGGACACTTCACCCCTAAC GGCAGGCGGCGAATCTAGACAGGAGACTACGACTACTGAAACACCGGACACTTCACCTTTGAC GGTATGGGGCGAATCTAGACAGGAGACTACGACTACTGAAACACCGGACACTTCACCTTTGAC GGCAGGCGGCGAATCTAGACAGGAGACTACGACTACTGAAACACCGGACACTTCACCTTCTAC GGCAGGCGGCGAATCTAGACAGGAGACTACGACTACTGAAACACCGGACACTTCACCTTTGAC GGCAGGCGGCGAATCTAGACAGGAGACTACGACTACTGAAACACCGGACACTTCACCTTTTAC GGCAGGCGGCGAATCTAGACAGGAGACTACGACTACTGATACACCGGACACTTCACCCCTAAC GGCAGGCGGCGAATCTAGACAGGAGACTACGACTACTGAAACACCGGACACTTCACCTTTGAC GGCAGGCGGCGAATCTAGACAGGAGACTACGACTACTGATACACCGGACACTTCACCCCTAAC GGCAGGCGGCGAATCTAGTCAGGAGACTACGACTACTGAAACACCGGCCACTTTACCTTTGAC GGCAGGCGGCGAATCTAGACAGGAGACTACGACTACTGAAACACCGGACACTTCATCTTCTAC GGCAGGCGGCGAATCTAGTCAGGAGACTACGACTACTGAAACACCGGCCACTTTACCTTTGAC GGCAGGCGGCGAATCTAGTCAGGAGACTACGACTACTGAAACACCGGCCACTTTACCTTTGAC GGCAGGCGGCGAATCTAGACAGGAGACTACGACTACTGAAACACCGGACACTTCACCTCTAAC aaatcacatgcaacctGTGACGTCATCTGAAGTTATGTCAAAAATGGCCAAAGGCACAACGAGTCGAATTCTTTCCTACATGAACCATTCCTCTGATGCATGTgatgatttttatgaatacGCTTGTGGAGAGTTCGAAGATAACCAGCTGATGACAGAAAATGACCTCGCAGAACAAGCAATGCAACgaattttca CCGAGGCTCAAAAACGCCGAAGTGACGAACAGTCCTTTCTCGACTATTACGAAAGCTGCCTGAATTACGAAAAGACGACCAATCAGTCTGAAAGATTGGCAAACG TTCGACGAGCTGTACAAGAAATCGGACGTTTTAATTACATGGATAACATTGGGAAGGATGATACCCAACCTAAATTCCGCGATACGCTTCAGAGACTTCTCGAACGGAACAG CGCCCTCTTATTCGACATTACTCCAGACCTCGCTGTAAACGAAGGGAATTGTAACACAGAGCCACAAACAATTCAGTTTACCTGGAAAATTGGGCCACTGATGAGCAAAACTGACCCCTACACGAATAAAAGAGCAGAGGAATGCTATAAACAGCAGGAATCGGTGAGAAACGAACCGGAAGTGAATTTGACAGAAGTCTACGGAACTTACAAAGAGTGCAAG AACTACTTCGGCACCTTTACAACGTCCATCAAAAAtagcgtgaaaaaaattttcggaacgGATTATGATCGATCGGAGCAAATCGGGGTTGACGTTGAGAAGCTGATTGAACTTTTCCTTGTGCCG GAGATGGATGAAGATGAAATCCGTAAGGCCTACGCAACCAAGAATTATAACTTGAAGGGTGACCTCTCTGTCAGACGGGCACATAAACAACCGCCATTC CTTGATTTCAAGAAACTACTACCACCTCGAGCAAATGTGGAAAGAAAACTCTGGCATGGTTATCTTCCTGAAGACCTTACTCGAGCTGTAAAGAATGTCGCCTTGCGAAGCTATCAGATTGATGACGAAACGTGGATAAATGATGCTCTCCTCGCAATTTACGCTCACGATGTCTATCACGAG tTTGTTGCTCCGCGCCACGATGTCGAAAATTACTGCAAGCGACTAGCAACTAACCTGATGAAGACGCATGCATCCAGTTTATACATGTCATCATTCAAAAGCGAGGAACTCAAGGTCATGAACAGAACG GTGAccgaaatgtttgaaaaattaaggaaaaCATTGGAGTCGAATGTGTCGAAACAGAAGTGGATTGGGAAGAAGAGCAAAGAGgcaattttgaagaaaatcgcAAGACTCTCAATCGTGACACCCGCCCACCGAACCGATTATCATAACTCAAACGACAATGAG ATCGAACTCACGGGcgattttttcaacgacacAATGGCGCTGCGGAAGATGTACAGAACGTCCATGTACCAGATGCTGGATAAACGGCCAAGCGAAGAAAT ATGGACGTACTTCGCCCAACCGTACGACGCGTCGACTTCATCTATATACGAGctcgagaaaataattataccgtTCGGAGCTGTAGATTGGCGCTTTTTGGACCGTTCCTACACCACCTCAACGCAGCATTTGGGGCTAGCTACTCTTGGAACGCTTATCGCCAATGAAATTGCTCATCATTTTGACTTCACAG GCATAAATTACCTGAACGGTTGGAAAGGTAGGAGGGTGGCGCCTGTTTTCTGCTCTAACACGGATGATGATATAAATTACAGAAGCGACTACAAAAACCATTACCAAAATTTGAGGGGAAAAATGGACTCCATCTTCCTGCCATCGACTTctcaaaatattcattacagc ATATCCGACCTCAGTCTCAATGAGAGATTCTCAGACGACGCCGGCCTGCGACTCGCCTACGATACGATGTTAAACTTACCCGCGGAAGCTAAAATACCATTGCCCTGGCTTTCGAACTCGGAATCCAACGAGATACAACAATTCTTCTTGGCCTATGCTCAG ATGCATTGCACAAAGAAGCCTCTCACAACATCCTTCAGATCGCTCTACGAAGACGAAAACTTGCCAAGCCGACTACGGATTGCGATAACTGCCGCCAATAACGAAGCCCTTGGAGAAGCCTGGCAGTGCAAAACGGGAACCAAAGTCCGCCCTGAGGAAAAAACATATAATTTTCCTCACCTCGACGGTATAGACTTCGGTCGTGAAACCGAAGCACTCCCACCTAATCAATGA